One Cherax quadricarinatus isolate ZL_2023a chromosome 17, ASM3850222v1, whole genome shotgun sequence genomic window carries:
- the LOC138852819 gene encoding putative cyclin-dependent serine/threonine-protein kinase DDB_G0272797/DDB_G0274007 — MVLQQQQQQLTVLQQQQTMLQQQQTMLQQQQQLTVVQQQQQLTVLQQQQTMLQQQQTMLQQQQMMLQQQQTVLQQQQQLTVVQQQQQLTVLQQQQTMLQQQQTMLQQQQTMLQQQQTMLQQQQTVLQQQQTVLQQQQQLTVVQQQQQLTVLQQQQTMLQQQQTVLQQQQTVLQQQQQLTVVQQQQQLTVLQQQQTMLQQQQTVLQQQQQLMVVQQQQQLYHQ; from the coding sequence atggtgctacagcagcagcagcagcagctgacagtgctacagcagcagcagacaatgctacaacagcagcagacgatgctacagcagcagcagcagctgacggtggtacagcagcagcagcagctgacagtgctacagcagcagcagacgatgctacagcagcagcagacgatgctacagcagcagcagatgatgctacagcagcagcagacggtactacagcagcagcagcagctgacggtggtacagcagcagcagcagctgacagtgctacagcagcagcagacgatgctacagcagcagcagacgatgctacagcagcagcagacgatgctacagcagcagcagacgatgctacagcagcagcagacggtactacagcagcagcagacggtactacaacaacagcagcagctgacggtggtacaacagcagcagcagctgacagtgctacagcagcagcagacgatgctacagcagcagcagacggtactacagcagcagcagacggtactacagcagcagcagcagctgacggtggtacaacagcagcagcagctgacagtgctacagcagcagcagacgatgctacagcagcagcagacggtactacagcagcagcagcagctgatggtggtacagcagcagcagcagctgtaccaccaatag